DNA sequence from the Streptomyces canus genome:
GATGGTCACGCGCGCCGTCGCGAGCGAGACTCCCCCCAACACCGCCGTGCCGCACACCTACGCCATGGAGGCCGGGCAGACGGGGGCGGATCTGGTGTCGCGGCTCGGCTCCTCCCGTACGGCCGGCACCTGGATCGGCACCGACGGCAAGCCGGTCGTCGCGGTCACCGACGAGCAGGCGGCCGCCGAGGTGCGCGAGGCGGGTGCCAGGGCGAAGGTCGTCGGGCACAGCATGGACGAGCTCAAGTCGGCGGCGAAGACGCTGCGTTCCGCGCCCCGGGTCGCCGGAACCGCCTGGTCCATGGATTACCGGACCAACGAGGTGGTGGTGCAGGGGGACAGCACGGTCTCGGCGTCCGACTGGTCCGCCATGACCAGGGTCGCGGACGGTATCGGCGGCTTCGTCCGCATGGAGCGCACCGAGGGCACCTTCACTCCCCGCCTGAACGGGGCGCAGCCGATCCTGTCGACCGGCGGACGCTGTTCGGCGGGCTTCAACGTGACCAACGGCCAGAGCGACTTCATCCTCACGGCCGGGCACTGCGGTCCCGCCGGTTCGATCTGGTTCGCGGACACCGGGGGCAACAACCAGCTCGGCAAGACGGTCACCCAGAGCTTCCCGGGCAACGACTTCTCGCTGGTGCAGTACGCCAATGGGAAGGCGGGGGAAGGAGCCGGTGTCGTGTTCATCGGCAACGGCAAGGGCGTGCAGATCACCGGCTCGGGCGATCCGTCCATCGGGCAGCGGGTGTTCCGCAGCGGCAGCACCAGCGGGCTGCGCGACGGTCAGGTGACGGGGGTCAACTCGACGGTGAACTACCCGGAGGGCACGGTCACCGGGCTGATCGAGACGAACGTGTGCGCCGAGCCCGGGGACAGCGGCGGTCCGATGTTCTCCGAGGGGATCGCGCTCGGCATCACCTCGGGCGGCAGCGGTGACTGCACCCAGGGCGGTACGACGTTCTTCCAGCCGGTGACGAAGGCGCTGACGGCGCTCGGCATGCAGTTGATCGTGTCGAACCCGGCCGCCGGCGGGGCGTCTCCCGCTCCGTCGGCCACCTCGGCGCAGGCGCAGGGCTCGATCGCTCCCGGTGCGGCCTCTCCCGGCTCCTCGGCGGCGGTGGAGGGTGCACAGGGCACGCCCCTGCTGAGCCGGCTCACGGACACCCGGAATGTCGGGCCCGGTCTGCTGGTCGTCGGGGGAAGTCTGATCGCGCTGGTGGCGACGCGGTACATCCGCTCGGAACAGGATCGCAAAGCGTATCAGCGGTACTACTCGGCGACTTGGGGCTGAGCCGCCGGGTGCTTCATCCCAGACTCAGTAAGACCGTGGCAACCCCCGCCCCCGCGAGGCCCACCACCTGCTTCCTGTTCAGCCGCTCATGCAGCAGGGCGAGTCCGAGGATCACGGGGAGGGCCGGGTAGAGGGAGGCCAGGACGACGGCGACGGCCAGCAGCTGCCGCTGGGCGGCGAACAGGAAGAGCAGGAGTCCGAGGGCCGCGCCCGCTCCGACCAGTACCGCTTGCACGGCTCGTACGGGTGGCAGGCGCAGGCGCCCAGGATTTCGGGCCGCCACGGGCAGCAGGACGAGTACGGCGGCCACCCGTCCCGCGGCCACCGGCCACAGTCCGCCGGCGGCACCGGCCTGCGCGAGGGCGATGTACTGGAGCGCGACGCCGACACTGGCGAGCAGCCCGTCGGGGACTCCTCCGCCGCCGTCCGTACCACCGCCGCAGACCATCCACAGGGCGGGCACCGACAGGACGATTCCCAGCCAGGCCACGGTGGTCGGCCGGTCACCGAGCAGCACTCCGCACACGACGGAGAGGGCGACCCCGGTGACGGCGCTGACGGGCACGACCACGCTCATCGCACCGTGGCTGAGGCCGCGGTTGAGGAAGTGCATGGCGGCGCCGCTTCCGACACCGGAGAGCGCGCCCCAAAGGAGGTCGACGGGGCGTACGGCGTCGGCCGGGAGGAAGAGCGCGGCAGAGGTGGCCAGGAGCAGGCCGCCGATCTGCCCGAGGAAGGTGACGGTGGCGAAGTGGGCGCGGCGGGACAGCAGACCGCCGGTGAAGTCGACGATGCCGTATAAGACCGCTGAGGCCAGTGCGAGGAGAGGGCCCATCCCGTCAGGGGTGCCCAGGGACGGGGCGGTGATGCCCCGCGTCGATCGTCGGGGTCAGGCCGCCCGGACCGGCTGCGGAGCGGCGGCGGCCCACTCCAGGACGAGGCGCTGGTACTCCTCACGCTGCTCGCCGCTCAGTGTCCCGCCCGCCCGGAGCCACAGGGCCCGGATCTCCTCGTTGACCTCGTCGGCCGATCGATCGGTCACGGGTTCAACAGTGGTGGACATGGTGTGAAGCATACGGCTACGGAAGTGAAGGCGCCGTGAGTAATCACACCAGAAAAGGACATAGCGGACCGTGTTGCTGATCACGTCCATCTGTGAAGGCGCGTGTCAAGGGGCGTGACCCGGTTCACACTTCGGCCACACCCAGGACCAGTACCTGGATCGCCAGCACGGCGGCTCCGCGGGCCCAGTCGTGGAAGTCGGACACCCTGGTCTCCAGGTCGACCGGACCGGCCAGGGGGTGGCGGTGGGCGCGGATCGTGTCCTCCACGGTCTTGCCCGCCACGTCCATCAGACCGACACCCTCTCCGGCGAGCATGATCTTCTGCGGCATGGCGAAGTTGGCGATCTGGGCGACCAGGACGCCGAGGGCACGCCCGGCCTCGTCGATGACGCGGGCGGGCATGGGGTCGCCGGCCGCGGCGAGGGCGAGGATCTCCTCGTAGGTGTGGTCGCGGCCGGTGGCGGCATGCACCTGGTAGCGGATGTTGGGAATGGTGAGCAGGGAGACGGCACTGCCGCGGTTGCCGTCGGGCGTGAGGGGCCCGTTGGGGTCGATGATCCAGTGCCGTCCGAAGCCCCGGTCCTCCTCGGCGTAGGGGACGCGCCGGCCGCCCAGGACCAGGCCGTAGCCGATGCCGGCGCCGATGGTGAGGACGACGAAGCGGTCGAGGCCGCGGCCGGCGCCGAACCAGGTCTCGGACTCGACGAGGGCGGCGACGTCGTTCTCGACCACCACCGGCAACCCCGTGCGCTCCTCGACGAGTTCGCCGAGGGGGACGTCCCGCCAGTGCAGGAACGGGGACTCGCCGACCACGGCACGCTCCTGGACGAAGCCGCCGACCCCGATGCCGACGCCGGCGAGCCGCGGGTACGCGCGGGCCAGTTCGCGCGTCATCTCCGCGAGCAGGTCGGCGACTTCGGCTGGGTCATGGCTGACGAGGGGCCGGTCGTGGCGAGCGACGATCTCGCTCCGGAGGGTGGTGACGACGCCGTAGACCATGTCCTCGGTGATCTTGAAGCCGATGAAGGACCGGGACTCGGTGACCACGTCGAGGGGCTGCGACGGGCGCCCCTGGCGCACCTCGGCCGGGGTGCCCGCCTCGGGGACCTCGATCAGCAGACCCGACTCGATGAGCGGCTTGGTCAGCCGGGTGAGGCTGCCCGCGGAGAGGTCGAGGCGGCGGGCGAGTTCGGTGCGTGACAGCGGGCCGTGGACGAGCACCTCGATCGCCACCGAGCGCTCGCCGGTGCTCAGGGGTAGCCAGCTGGCGGCAACTGTGGTCATGAAGGTCAGACTCCCACATGATTTCTTTCGCCATAAAAGCAATGTGACCATGCTACGAGGTCCACGGCGGCCCTGAAAAGATGTTCGCAGGCCCCTTGACGCCTGGATTCTTCCGCGACAAAAGTAAGTGGCCGAGGACGAGCCACCGAAGACGAGGGAGTCTCCCGATGACCATCGCCTCCAGCAGCCCTCCGTCG
Encoded proteins:
- a CDS encoding ROK family protein, yielding MTTVAASWLPLSTGERSVAIEVLVHGPLSRTELARRLDLSAGSLTRLTKPLIESGLLIEVPEAGTPAEVRQGRPSQPLDVVTESRSFIGFKITEDMVYGVVTTLRSEIVARHDRPLVSHDPAEVADLLAEMTRELARAYPRLAGVGIGVGGFVQERAVVGESPFLHWRDVPLGELVEERTGLPVVVENDVAALVESETWFGAGRGLDRFVVLTIGAGIGYGLVLGGRRVPYAEEDRGFGRHWIIDPNGPLTPDGNRGSAVSLLTIPNIRYQVHAATGRDHTYEEILALAAAGDPMPARVIDEAGRALGVLVAQIANFAMPQKIMLAGEGVGLMDVAGKTVEDTIRAHRHPLAGPVDLETRVSDFHDWARGAAVLAIQVLVLGVAEV
- a CDS encoding S1 family peptidase produces the protein MRHARRRVVRRVTRLAAVGGLLLGGVMVTRAVASETPPNTAVPHTYAMEAGQTGADLVSRLGSSRTAGTWIGTDGKPVVAVTDEQAAAEVREAGARAKVVGHSMDELKSAAKTLRSAPRVAGTAWSMDYRTNEVVVQGDSTVSASDWSAMTRVADGIGGFVRMERTEGTFTPRLNGAQPILSTGGRCSAGFNVTNGQSDFILTAGHCGPAGSIWFADTGGNNQLGKTVTQSFPGNDFSLVQYANGKAGEGAGVVFIGNGKGVQITGSGDPSIGQRVFRSGSTSGLRDGQVTGVNSTVNYPEGTVTGLIETNVCAEPGDSGGPMFSEGIALGITSGGSGDCTQGGTTFFQPVTKALTALGMQLIVSNPAAGGASPAPSATSAQAQGSIAPGAASPGSSAAVEGAQGTPLLSRLTDTRNVGPGLLVVGGSLIALVATRYIRSEQDRKAYQRYYSATWG
- a CDS encoding EamA family transporter, which codes for MGPLLALASAVLYGIVDFTGGLLSRRAHFATVTFLGQIGGLLLATSAALFLPADAVRPVDLLWGALSGVGSGAAMHFLNRGLSHGAMSVVVPVSAVTGVALSVVCGVLLGDRPTTVAWLGIVLSVPALWMVCGGGTDGGGGVPDGLLASVGVALQYIALAQAGAAGGLWPVAAGRVAAVLVLLPVAARNPGRLRLPPVRAVQAVLVGAGAALGLLLFLFAAQRQLLAVAVVLASLYPALPVILGLALLHERLNRKQVVGLAGAGVATVLLSLG